GATGAGCACTCGAGTTATCCTCATCCATCCTCCATTCCCTGCCAACGAGAGGCATAAACGGGTGTTACCCCTTGGCCTTGCTTACCTGGCATCCTATCTCAAACAGGCTAGACCGCACGTTGCCATAAGCATCGTTGATGCGCACGCGCTCGACCTCTCGTGTGACGCCGCCGTGGATAGGATCGGCGCCCTGGTCGAGAAGGGGGCGCACACCATCCTCGGGATCGGCTACTGGACCCTCCAGGCGCCCTTTGCCTATGAGCTCTGCTCGCGCGTGAAGAAAAAGTGGACCTCCATTACCATCGTGCATGGTGGGGCTCACGCAAGCGTCATGCCGGAGGAGTCATTGCGCTTTGCGGATTGCGTCGTCCTGCACGAGGGGGAGATCACTTTCGCCGAGTTTGTGGCAGCGATCGAGGGAGGGGAAAGCCCGGCCGAGATCAGGGGATGCGCGTGGAAGAACGGCGAGATTACAGTCATCAATCCGCCACGCGATTTTATCGATGACCTCGATTCCCTGCCGTTCCCCGCATGGGAGATGCTGGAGATGGATCTCTACGACACCCCCATGCACGTCACGGGGGGCAAACGCGTCCCGGTCATAGGTTCCAGGGGCTGCCCGTATAACTGCATCTACTGCGCCTCGCCGTTCATGTGGAAGAGGCGGCTCCGCTGGCGGAGCCCGGCGAATGTGCTCGATGAGATAGAGGAGATTATCAGGCGCTACCACATTGCCCAGATTCACTTCTGGGACGACAACCTTATGCTGGAGCGCTCATATATCGAGGGACTGTGCGAGGGAATATCCAGACGCGGCATGGCGGTGCGATGGACTGGGCTCACGCGGCCCTCTCATGTGGTGAAAAACGCCGATTTGATGCCGCTGCTCAAGCGGTCGGGCTGCATCGGCCTTGAGATCGGCATCGAGAGCGCCAACCCGGAGACATTCGCTGAGATCGGCAAGAACGAGGACCTCGGGCAGATCATTGAGGTGGCCGCCCTGCACAAGAAAAACGGTATGTACCCGATGTTCACCTACATGGCGTTCAATCCGGGCGAGACCATCTACGGGTACTGGAAACAGGCGCGATTTATTGATACAATGCTTGCAGGCCTTCCCCCGGCGAAGCATTTTCAGCCGACACCCTTCCCTGTCTACATAGGCCAGTTCTGCACCCCGCACGTCGGGACGGAGCTCTTCCGGCAGGCGCCGCAGAAGGGTGTGGTGCTGAATGGCGGGTGGGAGGATCGGTATCATCACCAGATCAATTTTGTGCCGCACAGCCTGCTGAGTGATGTGCCGTTGAAGCTGAAGAGGAGACTCAAGGAGGCGCACTACCGGCTGCTCAATTATCTTATCCAGGTAGCCTTCTGGTCGGACTTCAACCGCTCCCGCACTGAGGAGGAGCAGCGGCGCGAGCTCGGGCGATTCAGGGCATACGCTACAGAATTTTACAGAATGTGCCGCGGACGCCTCTCCGTCGGTAGGATAGCGAGCAGATTGAGGCGGAGACTCGACCTGGAGGAGCCGGAGAGCATACGCTTTGCGGCATTGCTATCATATATCCTCGCACAGATGGGCTTGATCCGATCCGCATCGGACGACGCGAGCAGGGAGATGCACGAGAGGCATATCGCGAATGAGGAGGAGATACCGGCTCTGCTCGCGCCGCCGGAGGCAATGGGATGGCGTGGCAGGCTGCGGCGGTGGTTCCGTGGTGAGAATGTATGAAACTTTTCAGGCGGTTGAGACGCGTTTTTGCCGATTACGGCGAGCTGATCGCGAACCTCGCGGTCAAGAATCTCAAGGTGCAGTATAAACATGCGGCGTTGGGATTCCTCTGGTCGCTGTTCATGCCGCTCGCGTTGATGCTCGTGTTCTGGTTCATCTTCGGGTTCTTGTTCAATCGGGGCGTGGGGCCGCTTTTTCTTATCTGCGCGCTCTTCCCCTGGACGTTCATACAGATGAGCATCTCATCGGCGACCACATCGATTGTGGATAGCCGCGACATTATTCGGAAGGTGTATTTCCCGAGGGAGATTATTCCGTTTTCGATCGTCGCCTCGAATTGCTTCAATTTTGTGATCGCGTTGCTCCTCATAGTCATCGGGGTGGTGGTAAAGCGCATCTGGGCGGGGGAGACGGGGATGATTACCATCTCCTACCTCAGCCTGCCGCTCTTGCTGGGCCTCACCGTGATGCTCGCGGCAGGCGTGGGGCTCCTCACCTCGTGCGGGCAGGTTTATTTCAGGGACGTGCGCTATCTCGTCGAGATCGGGTTGCTCATATGGTTTTATTTATCACCCGTCTTCTATCCGATTGCGATAGTGAAACAGTACAGCAATACGGTCTTTCTCATCTACATGTTGAATCCGGTCGCCGCCCTGATCACCCTCTACCGCGGCGTGTTCCAGATCGGCGATCCGTACAGCGCGTATATCTCGCCATCCTATCTAATCGGAACGACCACTGCGGTCATTCTGATCATTTTTATCGTGGGGTACAGGCTGTTTATCTGGAAAGAGCGAGAGTTCGTTGATCTCGTCTGAGTGATAGCGCGTGTGCATATGATGAATGAAACCGCAATCAAGCTCCAGGAGATGAGCAAAAAGTACAGGGTCTATTTTGAAAAGCCCGCCTTGGTGAGAAGCCTCTTCCCGTTTCTCTTTTCCGGAAAGGGACATCATGAATTCTGGTCCCTGCGGGACATCGACCTGGAGATCAAAAAGGGGGAATGCATCGGCGTCATCGGACCCAATGGCGCGGGAAAATCAACGCTGCTCAGCATACTGTCCGGCATCACGGAACCCACCCTTGGCTCGGTGCAGATTGACGGGAAGATATCAGCGCTCCTATCGCTCGGGGCGGGATTCCAGCAGGAGCTCACGGGGAGAGAAAATATCTATCTCAACGCCGCGATCCTCGGCATGAAGAGAAGGCAGGTGGATGAGCTGTTCGGGGCAATAGTCGATTACGCGGGGATCGGCGAGTTCATGGAGGCCAAGCTCAGCACCTACTCCTCGGGGATGAACATGCGCCTGGGATTCGCCATTGCGGTGAACGTAGCCTTCGACATCCTCCTGATCGATGAGCTGCTCGCCGTCGGCGACATGGCGTTCCAGCAGAAGTGCTTCAAGACCATGAGGGATTTCACGGAGGACGAGGACCGCACGATCATCTTCGTCTCGCACGACGTCGGGCGGATCGAGGAGATATGCAACCGCGCGGTGTGGCTGGAGAATGGCAGGGTGGAGGAGGTGGACTCTGCCGAGGTGGTGGCGAGAAAGTACCGGGAGAGGTACAGGCACAAATATGAGGCGTTCGAGCTCAGGATATCAAGGAAAGAGAAAGAGCACAAGGCAGAAATAACTATTAATACAGAAGAAAATGGGAGAATAATACCCAAGGGTATTTTTGGAACTAATCTCGACTGGACTATTGATGGTACTCAGATTTGCGACATAGCGAATAAGAGGTTCAATCAGTTCCTCTTAAAAATTCTCACGCCGTATCATTTTAGCATCTTCAGATATCCAGGAGGGCAGAGTGCAGATTATTTTCATTGGGAGCAGGCGGTAGGCAGCTCGCGAAAAAATCAGATAGAGGGGACCAGTAAAACCGAGGGATACCCGTATTTTGGACCTGATGAGTTGATAAGCTTCCTTCGCTGCATGCGAGCAGAACCGATGCTTACCCTTAACGTGGGGAGCGGATCAATTAGAGAGGGCCTTTCTTGGGTAAGCTATATGAAGGAGAAGGGAGTCAGCTTGCCTTATTTGGAACTCGGGCATGAACTCTATTATGATGAATACCACAATCTCGGCAGGGATTTTTATCTTAGCCCGAAGGAATACGCTGATAAAAGTTTGGAACTTGCCAAGGGATTAATAAATATTACGCCAGATTCCAAACTGATTTTCATGGCGTGCAAAGACACCGGTGTTTTTACAAGATACAGCCACGAAGATTGGAACAGGGTTCTCCTGCAGACATGCGGGGAATACATAGACTATTTATCAGTTCATAGCGCAACCGTGCCCATTTTGAACATAACCGAGAAGTACGAACTCCCAGAATTAGAAACCACTGTGAGCGCTCTTCTTGCTGCTCCGTATTATGTTGAGGATAATCTGAAACAGACTATGGAGGATGTTCATCATCTTAGAAGAGATCTGGCTGCAAAGATAAGGCTTGCAGTGACTGAGTACAATGCTATGTTCACCGATATTCCCCCCGTTGTTCATGGGACTCATAAAATCGAAGGATACACTGGCGACCATGTGGAGTGGGAACGCAACACGTATCTAGCGAGTGCTCTTCTAGAGGCATCCCTTCTTAACCTTTTTATTAAAAACGAGTGCGTGGATTTAGCGTGCCGGTTCTCTTTACTGAGCGGGATTTACTCATGCCTTTATAGATATGTTGAAGGCATATGGATTATGGCTCCTCAGGCATATGTGCACATGCTCTATAATCGCCTGGCTGGCCATAAGCTGATCAGCCATTCTACTAAAGTTGATTGCTATGATTCAGAAGCTGTCGGAATCCTTCCTCCTAGGAGCGCTGTCCCCTATTTGGATACTTTATCTATTAAAACAGAAGATGGAGAGCAAGTTATTCTAATAGTGATCAACCGCCATCTGGCAAAGGAAGTGACAGGAACTATTAAACTACAAGGATTTAATAGTGCCGAGCTGGTCATAAAAAGGGTCACCGCCCCGCAATTCTACTCCCGAAATACTGCACAGGTGCCCAATGCTATAAATTACTATGAGCAGTCATTCTTTGCTGAACATGTCTCGGACGACAGCGGCAGGTTCAACATAGTTTTCCCCAAACATTCCCTATCGTTTATTGTTTTTAAGAAAAAGACCTGGCTATAATAATCCAAGGATTGACATAACCGATGCTTAAGCAGAGGTATCAATATAAAACTTATTCGCTTTCCCTAATCGCAATCCGCACCTTTTTGTTTTTGGGTGAGCTCTATCAAAAAACGTTGTCAAAATACTTCTCAGTGCCTACCCTGCTGCGTTCCGCTGGCTATAATTTTGAAATAGTGAAAGACCTCATAGAGTTTAATATGGCCAATGGGCAAGAATTGCTCAAGAATATTCATTACGTCCGATATGTCGAGTATGCGCTATGCGTTCAAAAGCTTGAAATCTGCCGTGGCATGCTTTTGCTGGATGTGGGAAGTGGGGGATCAATCTTCCCGAGTTACCTTATTTACAAGGGTGCAACCGTGTATAGCATGGATATTGACAACTATGTATTGTGCCAGATGGATATATGCAGAAATAACAAATTAATTGCTGATAGTGACCTTTCCAGATTGAAAATTGATATACAGGATATAAAGAATACTAATTATCCCGACAACTATTTTGACAGGATTGTACTTTTATCAACTATTGAGCACATAACGGCCGATGGCGATAAAGTGGCCATGAAAGAAGTAGCGCGTATTTTGAAAAAGGCAGGGAGGGCGTTTATCACATTCGATGCCGCTCGGGATGCGCATGAGCTCATTTATCAGGCTCCGGGCTATTTGGGTTTTCGCATCGAGGGCATAAAAAGGATTATAGAGGATATTGAAAAAGATGAAACGCGGCGCGTACAGATAGATTTCGAGGTGTTAAAAAATGGATTCTCTCCAGGGTATACCCGCTTTTATAACGAGGCTACTATGATGGAGCGTCTGGTGAAACCTTCCGGCCTGAAGCTTGTTGAACACGGATTTTATGGAGATCATAT
This window of the Candidatus Auribacterota bacterium genome carries:
- a CDS encoding ABC transporter permease → MKLFRRLRRVFADYGELIANLAVKNLKVQYKHAALGFLWSLFMPLALMLVFWFIFGFLFNRGVGPLFLICALFPWTFIQMSISSATTSIVDSRDIIRKVYFPREIIPFSIVASNCFNFVIALLLIVIGVVVKRIWAGETGMITISYLSLPLLLGLTVMLAAGVGLLTSCGQVYFRDVRYLVEIGLLIWFYLSPVFYPIAIVKQYSNTVFLIYMLNPVAALITLYRGVFQIGDPYSAYISPSYLIGTTTAVILIIFIVGYRLFIWKEREFVDLV
- a CDS encoding class I SAM-dependent methyltransferase, whose amino-acid sequence is MLKQRYQYKTYSLSLIAIRTFLFLGELYQKTLSKYFSVPTLLRSAGYNFEIVKDLIEFNMANGQELLKNIHYVRYVEYALCVQKLEICRGMLLLDVGSGGSIFPSYLIYKGATVYSMDIDNYVLCQMDICRNNKLIADSDLSRLKIDIQDIKNTNYPDNYFDRIVLLSTIEHITADGDKVAMKEVARILKKAGRAFITFDAARDAHELIYQAPGYLGFRIEGIKRIIEDIEKDETRRVQIDFEVLKNGFSPGYTRFYNEATMMERLVKPSGLKLVEHGFYGDHMFVLRAFFDRKRFVEYLYWLQPILALLLYRKYNSGLALNKKPGAIGYCVLEK
- a CDS encoding ATP-binding cassette domain-containing protein, with product MMNETAIKLQEMSKKYRVYFEKPALVRSLFPFLFSGKGHHEFWSLRDIDLEIKKGECIGVIGPNGAGKSTLLSILSGITEPTLGSVQIDGKISALLSLGAGFQQELTGRENIYLNAAILGMKRRQVDELFGAIVDYAGIGEFMEAKLSTYSSGMNMRLGFAIAVNVAFDILLIDELLAVGDMAFQQKCFKTMRDFTEDEDRTIIFVSHDVGRIEEICNRAVWLENGRVEEVDSAEVVARKYRERYRHKYEAFELRISRKEKEHKAEITINTEENGRIIPKGIFGTNLDWTIDGTQICDIANKRFNQFLLKILTPYHFSIFRYPGGQSADYFHWEQAVGSSRKNQIEGTSKTEGYPYFGPDELISFLRCMRAEPMLTLNVGSGSIREGLSWVSYMKEKGVSLPYLELGHELYYDEYHNLGRDFYLSPKEYADKSLELAKGLINITPDSKLIFMACKDTGVFTRYSHEDWNRVLLQTCGEYIDYLSVHSATVPILNITEKYELPELETTVSALLAAPYYVEDNLKQTMEDVHHLRRDLAAKIRLAVTEYNAMFTDIPPVVHGTHKIEGYTGDHVEWERNTYLASALLEASLLNLFIKNECVDLACRFSLLSGIYSCLYRYVEGIWIMAPQAYVHMLYNRLAGHKLISHSTKVDCYDSEAVGILPPRSAVPYLDTLSIKTEDGEQVILIVINRHLAKEVTGTIKLQGFNSAELVIKRVTAPQFYSRNTAQVPNAINYYEQSFFAEHVSDDSGRFNIVFPKHSLSFIVFKKKTWL
- a CDS encoding radical SAM protein; translated protein: MMSTRVILIHPPFPANERHKRVLPLGLAYLASYLKQARPHVAISIVDAHALDLSCDAAVDRIGALVEKGAHTILGIGYWTLQAPFAYELCSRVKKKWTSITIVHGGAHASVMPEESLRFADCVVLHEGEITFAEFVAAIEGGESPAEIRGCAWKNGEITVINPPRDFIDDLDSLPFPAWEMLEMDLYDTPMHVTGGKRVPVIGSRGCPYNCIYCASPFMWKRRLRWRSPANVLDEIEEIIRRYHIAQIHFWDDNLMLERSYIEGLCEGISRRGMAVRWTGLTRPSHVVKNADLMPLLKRSGCIGLEIGIESANPETFAEIGKNEDLGQIIEVAALHKKNGMYPMFTYMAFNPGETIYGYWKQARFIDTMLAGLPPAKHFQPTPFPVYIGQFCTPHVGTELFRQAPQKGVVLNGGWEDRYHHQINFVPHSLLSDVPLKLKRRLKEAHYRLLNYLIQVAFWSDFNRSRTEEEQRRELGRFRAYATEFYRMCRGRLSVGRIASRLRRRLDLEEPESIRFAALLSYILAQMGLIRSASDDASREMHERHIANEEEIPALLAPPEAMGWRGRLRRWFRGENV